In Deltaproteobacteria bacterium, the sequence TACTTTTTAGGCACGATCCAAGCCATGGAGGTGGCTCCGGGCAGCAGATATTCCAGGAAATCGGGAAAGGGTTCTTTAAAGCGAATCCGAACCAAGTGGGGATGAACCGCCTCCACTTTTTCAATTTTTCCTTGAATCATTTTGGCCTGGGACCCTTTGTACCTCTCCAAACTGAAGACGACATCTTCGGCGGTCAGGGGTTCTTCATTGTGAAACTTTACACCCGACCGCAACTTGAACTCATAGACCTTGGCATCTCCACTAATCGTCCAAGATTCGGCGAGGCTGGGGGTATAGAGACCCCCGGACATTGGTTTCAGCAAAGCGTCATGAAAAAGATACATGGGGAAAAAAACGGGTATGGGGAAAGTACCGGTGGCCGGGTCAAACCAGTCGGCCGACATACTCCAGTGGATGGCCTGTTTCAAAACTCCCTGTGGGGAGGCGGCTAGAGCGCCAGGATGGCCTAACCCGAGGATTCCCCCGATAAGGATAACTGCCCCTAGGACCAACCAACGTTTTTTACTCTTTTTCATTCGATTCCTCCTCCGGTTTATTAGATCATGACTTGCTCGTGTTTGATTTTTTGATTTTGATTTTCTTATGTCCCTTTAGACTCGCCAGGAGAACATTCTCCTCGAATTTCAAATGTTCTTCCATTGCTCGCCGAGACTCCCCAGAATTCCCTTGCTGCAGGGCCAGGTAGATCTTCTTATGCCCCTGGAGAGACAGCTGGGGAGAGCGGACCGCCCTGTAGGTTTCGTCCTGTCCGCGACGAATCATGTCCCAGAGGCTTTCCCAGATGAGAAAGAGAATTTCATTCTCCGTAGCTTTGGCGATTTCCTGGTGGAACCGGATTCCCGCCTGAATAAAGGCTTCCCGATTTCCTATATTCTCTTCCATTTGCTGGATACATTGATGCAAGATTTCTAAATTTGCGGGACGGGCCCGTAGGCAGGCGAGTCCGGCGCTGCCAACTTCCAGGATTTTACGCACTTCCCAAAGTTTAAGGAAATTTTCGGCCTCCATCTTCAAGCGGGACCCGATCGAGGAAACGATGGAATCGATATAAGGAAAAAAACTGAGATCCTTTACGTAGGTACCATCACCCATCCGGATCTCAATCAACCCCATCAAGCCCAGGATTCGCAAGGCTTCGCGAACCGAAGGTCTCCCTATGCAGAGTTTTTCCGCTAATTCCCGCTCCGCTGGCAGACGGTCTCCAGGTTGGTATTGATTCTCAAGGATTAAGGCCTTGATTTGATCAACGGCAATCTCGTAGAGTCGAATTTTCTGAATGGGCTTGAGCTGGGCTTCTTTTTTCATATCGGGGCCCCCGAACTCCGGAGAAAGCGCTGGAGAAAGTGGGTCTTTAAACTCTTCCTTGCCGCCATTGGTAAGCCTGTAAAATGGTCTTACCAATTACCACTCCATTTTGGCTAAAGGGAATTCTTCTTGTCAATAAAAAAATACCTACCCCCCCTTCCTTTCTGCAGACCAAGGTGAGAGATTTTAGGTAAATTAGGCCGTGGAGGCGGGAATAAGCTTCATGGCCCGAGAATCACGAGATGCTCATCAGGCCGGGGACCCTTGTGGCTCGCAAAACTTGCAGCAACACATCCTTGCGCCCTTTTTAAAAAATTTCTTCTCACGGTTTCAGGACGACTCGGCCCAGGATTTCGTTTTTCTTGAGCCGGTCATGCACTTTGTTTACCTGTTCCAGAGGAAAGGTTTCACTCACGAAGGGTTTGATTTTTTGGGTGGCTACTAAATCAATAACCTCCTGAAGCTCCTTAGGCCGGCAAGCCCGAGAACCGATTATGGCAAACTCACTACGCATGATCACCGCTGGGAAAACGGAAAAAGGCTTATCAAAACTGTACCCTACCAAAACGAGCTTCCCCCCTTTTTTCAAGAAGGTGAGGGCAGAATTGATGGTCTCATCTTTCCCCACTAAATCTAATACTGTATCGACTCCCACTCCTCTCGTCTGGGCCAAAATCGCCTCCCGGAGATTCCCCAAGGTTTCGTTAAAGGTTGCTGCAGCCCCCAAACTCCTGGCCATCTCAAGCCTTTTTTCCTCTATATCTATGGAAAAAACTCTGGCCCCCAGGACCTTGCCAATTTGAACCGCCTGTAATCCCAAACCACCGGCCCCAATGATGGCTAAGGTTTCTCCGGGTTGCAAGTGGGCCTGTTCTTTCAGGGCATGCAGGGAAGTGGCTACCGCATCGGCTAAAATGGCGGCTTCTTCAAAGGAAACGTTTGCGGGGATTTTAAAAGCATGAGTGGCCGGGGCTTTTACGTACTCCGTATAGCCACCGTCAACGTGGAAACCAATCCTCCCGCGGAGGTCTAAACATAAATTTTCCTTTCCCGCCAGGCAACTTGGGCATTGACCGCAATATAGATAGAAATAGAGACAAACCCGATCCCCTTCCTGATAATTTCGTACCTCTTTTCCCTTACCAACAACTTCACCAGCTACCTCATGGCCCAAAATCTTGGGAAGGGATATATCGGGGAAAAAACCGGAAGCGATTTTAACATCCGTATAACAAACCCCGCAGGCTCTCACTTTGATTAGAAGATCGCGATCGCCAATGGCAGGGATGGGCACATCTTCTTCCCCAAAAGGTTGACGAAATTGTCGAAGAACCATTGCTTTCATTTTTTCCCCCAGGAAAGCGCCCGGGCCAATAGTTTCTGGCCGGCGTTGATTTTGACG encodes:
- a CDS encoding FadR/GntR family transcriptional regulator, whose product is MVRPFYRLTNGGKEEFKDPLSPALSPEFGGPDMKKEAQLKPIQKIRLYEIAVDQIKALILENQYQPGDRLPAERELAEKLCIGRPSVREALRILGLMGLIEIRMGDGTYVKDLSFFPYIDSIVSSIGSRLKMEAENFLKLWEVRKILEVGSAGLACLRARPANLEILHQCIQQMEENIGNREAFIQAGIRFHQEIAKATENEILFLIWESLWDMIRRGQDETYRAVRSPQLSLQGHKKIYLALQQGNSGESRRAMEEHLKFEENVLLASLKGHKKIKIKKSNTSKS
- a CDS encoding alcohol dehydrogenase catalytic domain-containing protein, producing the protein MKAMVLRQFRQPFGEEDVPIPAIGDRDLLIKVRACGVCYTDVKIASGFFPDISLPKILGHEVAGEVVGKGKEVRNYQEGDRVCLYFYLYCGQCPSCLAGKENLCLDLRGRIGFHVDGGYTEYVKAPATHAFKIPANVSFEEAAILADAVATSLHALKEQAHLQPGETLAIIGAGGLGLQAVQIGKVLGARVFSIDIEEKRLEMARSLGAAATFNETLGNLREAILAQTRGVGVDTVLDLVGKDETINSALTFLKKGGKLVLVGYSFDKPFSVFPAVIMRSEFAIIGSRACRPKELQEVIDLVATQKIKPFVSETFPLEQVNKVHDRLKKNEILGRVVLKP